A DNA window from Nocardioides palaemonis contains the following coding sequences:
- a CDS encoding histidine phosphatase family protein → MRRIVLLRHGRTAWNDSGRAQGHADVPLDDVGQAQAKAVAPLLAEMRPVALWSSDLSRAAQTATAVGAECGLTPVLDARLREFDIGPNRVGLTSDEYAAAHPGEHAELLAGNVDAIPGRETRDDVLQRFLPALTERAEGLREGETGVLVSHGAALRVVVPAFLGWGDDPGESLGVLANCGWIELTHSASVWTGGEARWRLTAWNRVAP, encoded by the coding sequence GTGAGGCGGATCGTCCTCCTGCGCCACGGGCGTACCGCCTGGAACGACTCGGGACGCGCGCAGGGGCACGCCGACGTGCCGCTCGACGACGTCGGGCAGGCGCAGGCCAAGGCCGTGGCACCGCTGCTGGCGGAGATGCGTCCGGTCGCGCTGTGGTCCTCCGACCTCTCCCGGGCCGCCCAGACGGCGACGGCGGTCGGCGCCGAGTGCGGCCTGACGCCGGTGCTCGACGCCCGCCTGCGCGAGTTCGACATCGGCCCCAACCGCGTGGGCCTGACCTCCGACGAGTACGCCGCCGCGCACCCCGGCGAGCACGCCGAGCTGCTCGCCGGCAACGTCGACGCGATCCCGGGGCGCGAGACCCGCGACGACGTGCTGCAGCGGTTCCTGCCGGCGCTGACGGAGCGTGCCGAGGGCCTGCGCGAGGGCGAGACCGGCGTGCTGGTCTCGCACGGCGCGGCGCTGCGCGTCGTGGTGCCTGCCTTTCTCGGCTGGGGCGACGACCCGGGGGAGAGCCTCGGGGTGCTCGCCAACTGCGGCTGGATCGAGCTCACCCACTCCGCGTCGGTCTGGACCGGCGGCGAGGCGCGCTGGCGGCTGACCGCGTGGAACCGGGTCGCCCCGTGA
- the rsfS gene encoding ribosome silencing factor, whose product MTATDHALDLVAVAAQAAHDKKADQVLAFDVSDQLAITDAFVLASASNERAVGAIVDEVEDKLREAGAKPIRREGHKEGRWVLLDYGDIVVHVQHEEERSFYALERLWSDCPLIPLTLT is encoded by the coding sequence ATGACTGCCACCGACCACGCCCTCGACCTCGTCGCCGTCGCGGCCCAGGCCGCGCACGACAAGAAGGCCGACCAGGTCCTGGCGTTCGACGTCAGCGACCAGCTCGCCATCACCGACGCCTTCGTGCTGGCCAGCGCCAGCAACGAGCGCGCGGTCGGGGCGATCGTCGACGAGGTCGAGGACAAGCTCCGCGAGGCCGGCGCCAAGCCGATCCGGCGCGAGGGCCACAAGGAGGGGCGCTGGGTGCTGCTCGACTACGGCGACATCGTGGTGCACGTCCAGCACGAGGAGGAGCGCTCCTTCTACGCCCTCGAGCGCCTGTGGAGCGACTGCCCGCTCATCCCGCTCACGCTGACGTGA
- the nadD gene encoding nicotinate-nucleotide adenylyltransferase, whose translation MPDQQAPRRVGVMGGTFDPIHHGHLVAASEVQSWFDLDEVVFVPTGDPWQKSERDVTAAEHRYLMTVVATAANPRFNVSRVDIDRTGRTYTIDTLRDLRTEMPDAELFFITGADALADIFTWRDAEELFELANFVGCTRPGYTMDPDTLAKIPADRVTMVEIPALAISSTDCRDRKRRGEPVWYLVPDGVVQYIAKHDLYTSPSSKDPA comes from the coding sequence GTGCCCGACCAGCAGGCGCCGCGCCGGGTGGGGGTGATGGGCGGCACCTTCGACCCCATCCACCACGGCCACCTCGTGGCCGCCTCCGAGGTCCAGTCGTGGTTCGACCTCGACGAGGTCGTCTTCGTGCCCACCGGCGACCCGTGGCAGAAGAGCGAGCGCGACGTCACCGCGGCCGAGCACCGCTACCTCATGACGGTGGTCGCCACCGCCGCCAACCCGCGCTTCAACGTCTCCCGCGTCGACATCGACCGGACCGGGCGGACGTACACGATCGACACGCTGCGCGACCTGCGCACCGAGATGCCGGACGCGGAGCTGTTCTTCATCACCGGCGCCGACGCGCTGGCCGACATCTTCACCTGGCGCGACGCCGAGGAGCTCTTCGAGCTCGCCAACTTCGTCGGCTGCACGCGCCCCGGCTACACGATGGACCCGGACACGCTCGCCAAGATCCCCGCCGACCGGGTGACGATGGTCGAGATCCCGGCGCTCGCGATCTCCTCCACCGACTGCCGCGACCGCAAGCGTCGCGGCGAGCCCGTCTGGTACCTCGTGCCGGACGGTGTGGTGCAGTACATCGCGAAGCACGACCTCTACACCTCTCCCAGCAGCAAGGACCCTGCATGA
- a CDS encoding glutamate-5-semialdehyde dehydrogenase → MSPSTAAEDDVREVAARAREASHVLATATRATKDAALHAMAAAVLDAAPAVLAANAEDVARAEEAGTPANIVDRLRLDDDRLAAMAQGLRDVAGLPDPVGEVVRGSTLANGLEMRQVRVPFGVVAMVYEARPNVTVDAAGICLKSGNAVLLRGSSSARSSNAALVAAMRDAVAAEGLPADVVQLVPGESRDSVTALMRARGLVDVLIPRGGAGLIRSVVEGSTVPVIETGVGNCHVYVDASADLDQALAIVLNAKTQRTSVCNAAESLLVHRDVADTFVPRVVAALQDAGVLVHGDPAFAVHDGVLAATDEDHGAEFLALEISAAVVDDVEEAIAHVRRFSTGHTEAIVARDQATIRRFVAAVDSAAVLVNASTRFTDGGELGFGAEIGISTQKLHARGPMGLPEMTSTKYVVVGDGHVR, encoded by the coding sequence GTGAGCCCCTCCACCGCCGCCGAGGACGACGTCCGCGAGGTCGCCGCGCGCGCCCGCGAGGCGAGCCACGTGCTCGCCACCGCCACCCGCGCCACCAAGGACGCGGCGCTGCACGCGATGGCCGCCGCGGTCCTCGACGCCGCACCCGCGGTGCTGGCGGCGAACGCCGAGGACGTGGCCCGCGCCGAGGAGGCGGGCACGCCGGCCAACATCGTCGACCGCCTCCGGCTCGACGACGACCGGCTGGCCGCGATGGCCCAGGGGCTCCGCGACGTGGCCGGGCTGCCGGACCCGGTCGGCGAGGTGGTGCGGGGCAGCACCCTGGCCAACGGGCTGGAGATGCGTCAGGTGCGCGTCCCCTTCGGGGTGGTGGCGATGGTCTACGAGGCGCGCCCCAACGTGACCGTCGACGCGGCCGGGATCTGCCTCAAGTCCGGCAACGCGGTCCTGCTGCGCGGCTCGTCGAGCGCACGGTCGAGCAACGCCGCCCTCGTCGCTGCGATGCGTGACGCAGTGGCCGCTGAGGGCCTCCCCGCGGACGTCGTGCAGCTGGTGCCGGGGGAGTCGCGCGACAGCGTCACGGCCCTGATGCGGGCGCGCGGGCTGGTCGACGTGCTGATCCCGCGCGGCGGCGCAGGGCTGATCCGCAGCGTGGTCGAGGGCTCGACCGTGCCGGTCATCGAGACCGGCGTCGGCAACTGCCACGTCTACGTCGACGCGTCGGCCGACCTCGACCAGGCCCTCGCGATCGTGCTCAACGCCAAGACCCAGCGCACCAGCGTCTGCAACGCCGCCGAGTCGCTGCTGGTGCACCGCGACGTCGCCGACACGTTCGTGCCGCGGGTCGTCGCGGCGCTCCAGGACGCCGGGGTGCTCGTGCACGGCGACCCCGCGTTCGCGGTCCACGACGGCGTGCTGGCGGCGACCGACGAGGACCACGGCGCCGAGTTCCTCGCCCTCGAGATCTCCGCGGCGGTGGTCGACGACGTGGAGGAGGCCATCGCGCACGTACGCCGCTTCTCCACCGGCCACACCGAGGCGATCGTGGCGCGCGACCAGGCCACCATCCGCCGCTTCGTGGCAGCCGTCGACTCCGCCGCCGTGCTCGTCAACGCGTCCACGCGCTTCACCGACGGCGGCGAGCTGGGCTTCGGGGCCGAGATCGGCATCTCCACCCAGAAGCTCCACGCGCGCGGCCCGATGGGCCTGCCCGAGATGACCTCGACCAAGTACGTCGTCGTCGGCGACGGCCACGTGCGCTGA
- a CDS encoding lysyl oxidase family protein, producing the protein MAPRTLLSTLACLGVAAAGLAAATVPTTATAGAPSARAAAGAVLQLYAPDEVEAYGDGGRVWADIGVRMIAPQSNVEVWSHRTSYDQPIVSEVRTPSGSTPLPAGAMDDFTGLSGFIVMDVRKAGSSRKLVHRSVDACLSAVGERVQPDAAPTSPYPRYCPYNPYTVGSVMGIQKGWAANVFESNGLRPFRLPDGKYVVETRVAKRFWPAFGLTADTATATTRMTVTDECHGCRRPASGERAGDRGGAADGPDAAPGPRPVAASNGRVAGPVPDLRSLPAFGIALNGKGTALRFSATVWNAGNSPLVIDGFRRPGGEVMDAYQYFFDTSGNQTGYQQVGTMEFHHANHNHWHFEDFARYDLLDANKAYVKKSRKQSFCLANTDAVDYTVPGADWQPENTDLATACGSEGALSIREVLAAGSGDTYAQYRAGQAFKIDGLPNGVYYIRVEGNPERNLTESDTTNNVADRRIRIGGRGADRWVKVAPLGDIVDPEVY; encoded by the coding sequence ATGGCACCTCGCACCCTCCTGTCGACCCTCGCCTGCCTCGGGGTCGCTGCCGCCGGTCTCGCCGCGGCCACCGTCCCCACCACCGCCACTGCCGGCGCGCCCTCCGCGCGCGCCGCGGCAGGCGCCGTCCTCCAGCTCTACGCCCCCGACGAGGTCGAGGCCTACGGCGACGGCGGCCGCGTGTGGGCCGACATCGGGGTGCGGATGATCGCGCCGCAGTCCAACGTCGAGGTGTGGTCGCACCGCACCTCCTACGACCAGCCGATCGTGTCCGAGGTCCGCACCCCCAGCGGGTCGACCCCGCTGCCGGCCGGCGCGATGGACGACTTCACCGGCCTGTCCGGCTTCATCGTCATGGACGTCCGCAAGGCCGGGAGCAGCAGGAAGCTCGTCCACCGCTCGGTGGACGCGTGCCTGTCCGCCGTCGGCGAGCGCGTCCAGCCGGACGCGGCGCCGACCTCGCCCTACCCGCGCTACTGCCCCTACAACCCCTACACGGTCGGCTCCGTGATGGGCATCCAGAAGGGCTGGGCGGCCAACGTCTTCGAGTCCAACGGGTTGCGCCCCTTCCGCCTGCCCGACGGGAAGTACGTCGTGGAGACCCGCGTCGCGAAGCGCTTCTGGCCGGCCTTCGGGCTCACCGCCGACACGGCGACCGCCACCACGCGGATGACCGTCACCGACGAGTGCCACGGGTGCCGACGCCCGGCCAGCGGTGAGCGCGCCGGCGACCGCGGCGGCGCCGCGGACGGCCCGGACGCCGCCCCCGGCCCCCGTCCGGTCGCGGCCTCGAACGGCCGCGTGGCCGGACCGGTCCCCGACCTGCGCTCGCTCCCGGCCTTCGGCATCGCGCTCAACGGCAAGGGCACCGCGCTGCGGTTCTCCGCGACCGTCTGGAACGCCGGCAACAGCCCGCTGGTCATCGACGGGTTCCGCCGCCCCGGCGGCGAGGTGATGGACGCCTACCAGTACTTCTTCGACACGTCGGGCAACCAGACCGGCTACCAGCAGGTCGGGACCATGGAGTTCCACCACGCCAACCACAACCACTGGCACTTCGAGGACTTCGCGCGCTACGACCTGCTCGACGCGAACAAGGCGTACGTCAAGAAGTCCCGCAAGCAGTCCTTCTGCCTGGCCAACACCGACGCGGTCGACTACACGGTCCCCGGCGCCGACTGGCAGCCCGAGAACACCGACCTGGCCACCGCGTGCGGGAGCGAGGGCGCCCTGTCGATCCGCGAGGTCCTCGCGGCCGGGTCCGGCGACACCTACGCGCAGTACCGCGCCGGGCAGGCGTTCAAGATCGACGGCCTCCCCAACGGCGTCTACTACATCCGCGTCGAGGGCAACCCCGAGCGCAACCTGACCGAGTCCGACACGACCAACAACGTGGCCGACCGCCGGATCCGGATCGGCGGGAGGGGTGCCGACCGGTGGGTCAAGGTGGCGCCGCTGGGCGACATCGTCGACCCGGAGGTCTACTGA
- a CDS encoding electron transfer flavoprotein subunit alpha/FixB family protein yields the protein MSEVLVVIDHADGEVKKPTYELLTIARRLGEPSAVFFGSPEQGDAVAEKVKKYGAAKVYVVDDAQIKGFLVAPKAEALQQLAEKSSPAAILLPSTFENKEVAARLAVKIGSGLITDAVDVTDGGVTTQSVFAGNYTVQAKVTTGTPIITVKPNSAAPEEADGAGAVEAFAATVSDAARGAQVVATQPRQSTGRPELTEAAIVVSGGRGTGGDFAPVEGFADSLGAAVGASRAAVDSGWMPHAFQVGQTGKTVSPQLYVANGISGAIQHRAGMQTSKTIVAVNKDPEAPIFELVDFGVVGDLHAVLPAATDKVNERKG from the coding sequence ATGTCCGAGGTTCTTGTTGTCATCGACCACGCCGACGGCGAGGTCAAGAAGCCGACCTACGAGCTGCTGACGATCGCGCGCCGCCTCGGCGAGCCGTCCGCGGTGTTCTTCGGCTCGCCCGAGCAGGGCGACGCCGTGGCGGAGAAGGTCAAGAAGTACGGCGCCGCGAAGGTCTACGTCGTCGACGACGCCCAGATCAAGGGCTTCCTCGTCGCGCCGAAGGCCGAGGCGCTCCAGCAGCTCGCCGAGAAGAGCTCGCCGGCCGCGATCCTGCTGCCGTCGACCTTCGAGAACAAGGAGGTCGCCGCCCGCCTGGCGGTCAAGATCGGCTCCGGTCTCATCACCGACGCCGTCGACGTCACCGACGGCGGTGTGACCACCCAGTCGGTCTTCGCCGGCAACTACACGGTCCAGGCCAAGGTCACCACCGGCACGCCGATCATCACGGTGAAGCCCAACTCCGCCGCGCCTGAGGAGGCCGACGGTGCGGGTGCCGTCGAGGCGTTCGCGGCCACCGTGTCCGACGCCGCCCGGGGCGCGCAGGTCGTGGCCACCCAGCCGCGCCAGTCGACGGGTCGTCCCGAGCTGACCGAGGCCGCGATCGTGGTCTCCGGCGGTCGTGGCACCGGTGGCGACTTCGCGCCGGTCGAGGGCTTCGCCGACTCCCTGGGTGCTGCCGTGGGTGCCTCGCGCGCCGCGGTCGACTCCGGCTGGATGCCGCACGCCTTCCAGGTCGGCCAGACCGGCAAGACGGTCTCGCCGCAGCTCTACGTCGCCAACGGCATCTCCGGTGCGATCCAGCACCGCGCCGGCATGCAGACCTCGAAGACGATCGTCGCGGTCAACAAGGACCCCGAGGCCCCGATCTTCGAGCTCGTCGACTTCGGCGTCGTGGGCGACCTGCACGCCGTGCTGCCCGCCGCGACCGACAAGGTCAACGAGCGCAAGGGCTGA
- a CDS encoding electron transfer flavoprotein subunit beta/FixA family protein: protein MKYVPDATADRKFEDDYTVDRVGVDGLLSELDEYAVEQALQFREKREGEDITVTALTVGPEKAVDAVRKALQMGADQAVHVVDDAIAGSDYLGTSLVLAKAIEKVKETAGSVDLVVCGMASTDASGSVVPAMLAERLGLPQVTLASVVESQGDQVRIKRDNEGSTEVIGATLPIVLSVTDQSGEARYPSFKGIMAAKKKPLETYALSDLGLAADQVGLSVAYTQVEDTTARPPRTAGEVVTDEDGSGATALVDFLASKKFI, encoded by the coding sequence GTGAAGTACGTGCCGGACGCGACGGCCGACCGCAAGTTCGAGGACGACTACACCGTCGACCGCGTCGGTGTCGACGGCCTGCTGTCCGAGCTCGACGAGTACGCCGTGGAGCAGGCGCTCCAGTTCCGCGAGAAGCGCGAGGGTGAGGACATCACCGTCACCGCGCTGACCGTCGGCCCCGAGAAGGCCGTCGACGCGGTCCGCAAGGCCCTGCAGATGGGCGCCGACCAGGCCGTCCACGTCGTCGACGACGCCATCGCGGGTTCGGACTACCTCGGCACCTCGCTGGTGCTGGCCAAGGCGATCGAGAAGGTCAAGGAGACCGCCGGCTCGGTCGACCTGGTCGTGTGCGGCATGGCCTCGACCGACGCGTCGGGCTCCGTCGTGCCGGCGATGCTCGCCGAGCGCCTGGGTCTCCCGCAGGTCACGCTGGCCTCCGTCGTGGAGTCGCAGGGCGACCAGGTCCGGATCAAGCGCGACAACGAGGGCTCGACCGAGGTCATCGGCGCGACCCTGCCGATCGTGCTGTCGGTGACCGACCAGTCGGGCGAGGCCCGCTACCCGTCGTTCAAGGGCATCATGGCGGCGAAGAAGAAGCCGCTGGAGACCTACGCGCTGTCCGACCTCGGCCTCGCCGCCGACCAGGTCGGCCTGTCGGTCGCCTACACCCAGGTGGAGGACACCACCGCCCGCCCGCCGCGCACGGCCGGCGAGGTCGTCACCGACGAGGACGGCTCGGGCGCGACCGCGCTGGTCGACTTCCTCGCGTCCAAGAAGTTCATCTGA
- a CDS encoding Ig-like domain-containing protein — protein sequence MSRTATLGAALVLGTAGLAAAPAGAATPSTTTLALSTTTSAYGQTVTASAVVATSPGPPEGDVVFSVDGLAYKANLGGDGTASLVLPRAGVGQHAVTATFVPADALQQQGSTSTALPWAVARARTRLQARVVGKGLRIPTYVAITASGDFGTAPQGEVRVGLRRAGRRFDSATGALAGSVVRVSFGRLPRGRYRAVVRYRGDGSHLPAKRVLRFRVRQR from the coding sequence ATGTCTCGGACGGCGACGCTCGGCGCCGCACTGGTGCTCGGCACGGCGGGCCTCGCGGCCGCGCCAGCGGGGGCCGCGACGCCCTCGACCACGACGCTCGCGCTCAGCACGACCACGTCGGCCTACGGGCAGACCGTGACGGCGAGCGCCGTCGTCGCGACCTCGCCCGGGCCGCCCGAGGGCGACGTCGTCTTCTCCGTCGACGGCCTGGCCTACAAGGCCAACCTCGGTGGCGACGGCACGGCGAGCCTCGTGCTCCCGCGGGCCGGGGTCGGCCAGCACGCCGTCACCGCGACCTTCGTCCCCGCCGACGCCCTGCAGCAGCAGGGCAGCACCTCGACCGCGCTGCCGTGGGCGGTCGCCCGGGCGCGCACGCGCCTGCAGGCCCGCGTGGTCGGCAAGGGGCTCCGCATCCCCACCTACGTCGCGATCACGGCGTCCGGCGACTTCGGCACCGCCCCGCAGGGCGAGGTCAGGGTCGGGCTGCGCCGTGCCGGTCGCCGGTTCGACAGCGCGACCGGGGCGCTCGCCGGCAGCGTGGTGCGGGTGTCGTTCGGCCGGCTGCCACGCGGTCGCTACCGCGCGGTGGTCCGCTACCGCGGCGACGGCTCGCACCTCCCGGCCAAGCGGGTCCTCCGCTTCCGGGTGCGCCAGCGCTGA
- a CDS encoding enoyl-CoA hydratase/isomerase family protein, whose translation MEFVSIDVTDGVAVLRLDRPKMNAISVQVQADLREAAAELTARDDVRAVVVWGGERVFAAGNDVKEMADMTYSDMVKVSASVSSATTAIARIPKPVVAAVNGYALGGGCELALAADLRFAAEDAVLGQPEVLLGIIPGAGGTQRLARLVGTSRAKDIIFTGRFVKADEALRIGMVDRVLPADQVLEESVAWASQFSGAAAMAVRAAKECIDRGSEVDLDTGLEIERQQFAGVFATEDRTRGITSFVENGPGKATFVGR comes from the coding sequence ATGGAGTTCGTCTCGATCGACGTGACCGACGGGGTCGCCGTGCTGCGGCTCGACCGTCCGAAGATGAACGCGATCAGCGTCCAGGTGCAGGCCGACCTCCGTGAGGCCGCCGCGGAGCTGACGGCGCGCGACGACGTCCGCGCGGTGGTGGTCTGGGGCGGGGAGCGCGTCTTCGCCGCCGGCAACGACGTCAAGGAGATGGCCGACATGACCTACTCCGACATGGTCAAGGTCTCCGCCTCGGTGAGCTCGGCGACCACCGCGATCGCCCGCATCCCCAAGCCCGTGGTGGCCGCGGTCAACGGCTACGCGCTCGGCGGGGGCTGCGAGCTCGCGCTGGCCGCCGACCTGCGCTTCGCCGCCGAGGACGCGGTCCTCGGCCAGCCCGAGGTGCTGCTGGGGATCATCCCCGGCGCCGGCGGCACCCAGCGCCTGGCCCGCCTCGTCGGGACCTCGCGGGCCAAGGACATCATCTTCACCGGCCGCTTCGTGAAGGCCGACGAGGCGCTGCGCATCGGGATGGTCGACCGGGTCCTCCCCGCCGACCAGGTGCTCGAGGAGTCCGTGGCGTGGGCGTCGCAGTTCAGCGGTGCCGCAGCGATGGCGGTCCGCGCCGCGAAGGAGTGCATCGACCGCGGCAGCGAGGTCGACCTCGACACCGGCCTCGAGATCGAGCGGCAGCAGTTCGCGGGTGTCTTCGCGACCGAGGACCGTACCCGCGGCATCACCTCGTTCGTTGAGAACGGGCCCGGCAAGGCAACATTCGTCGGGCGCTGA
- the glgX gene encoding glycogen debranching protein GlgX — MTPPPATSTVWNHDGETMSVWPGRNYPLGATWSSESTNFAVYSPAATAVWVCVFDDDGSEVRHRLTEHSLGVWHGAIPGVRPGTAYGFRADGPWNPDAGLRFNPAKLLLDPYGKAVAGDLTVDDAIFGHALDDPATASDLDSAPYVPRSVVVYDDFQWGADTPPRRRWRDTVIYEAHVKGMTALHDRVPEHLRGTYAGLATPAVTDYLRDLGVTAVELLPVHQFFSEPALAARGLVNYWGYNSLCFFAPHNAYAASGDRGQQVSEFKQMVKDLHAAGLEVILDVVYNHTAEAGPLGPTLSFRGLDDLGYYQRVVSVPDPDGPPLPDTYWDVSGCGNTVDATHTQSLRMILDSLRYWVSEMHVDGFRFDLMSALTRTDQVVDMGSHLITAIGQDPVLRHVKLIAEPWDASMDGYRVGEFPPPWIEWNDQFRDTVRDFWRGRSAGVRTVATRLAGSSDLYADDGRSPYASVNFVTAHDGFTVRDLVSYDHKHNEANGEDNRDGTDNNRSWNCGVEGETDDPEVIALRRRQAANLMATLCFSSGVPMLTAGDERGRTQGGNNNAYGQDNETSWIDWRPDDAWLDVYEVTKTALRLRREHPVLRQRHWFEGRPTIKGGMKDLVWVHPTGREMSTDDWNDDTCRTVGMFLNGAPLRSPGPRGEQVRDRSFMIWLNAGEDDVELALPDNQWVHHGEVVLSTNAAVPLGTPVVAGSTLPLQARSVLVLRQT, encoded by the coding sequence GTGACCCCGCCCCCCGCGACGAGCACCGTCTGGAACCACGACGGCGAGACCATGTCGGTCTGGCCCGGCCGCAACTACCCCCTCGGCGCCACCTGGTCCTCGGAGTCGACCAACTTCGCCGTCTACTCCCCCGCCGCCACCGCCGTGTGGGTCTGCGTGTTCGACGACGACGGCTCGGAGGTCCGCCACCGGCTCACCGAGCACTCGCTGGGCGTGTGGCACGGCGCGATCCCCGGCGTCCGCCCCGGCACCGCGTACGGCTTCCGCGCCGACGGCCCGTGGAACCCCGACGCCGGGCTCCGCTTCAACCCGGCCAAGCTGCTGCTCGACCCCTACGGCAAGGCCGTGGCCGGTGACCTGACCGTGGACGACGCGATCTTCGGCCACGCCCTCGACGACCCCGCGACGGCCAGCGACCTCGACTCCGCGCCGTACGTCCCGCGCAGCGTGGTCGTCTACGACGACTTCCAGTGGGGTGCGGACACCCCGCCGCGACGCCGCTGGCGCGACACGGTCATCTACGAGGCGCACGTCAAGGGGATGACGGCGCTGCACGACCGGGTGCCCGAGCACCTGCGCGGGACCTACGCCGGCCTGGCCACGCCCGCGGTCACCGACTACCTCCGCGACCTCGGTGTCACCGCGGTCGAGCTGCTGCCGGTCCACCAGTTCTTCTCCGAGCCCGCGCTGGCCGCGCGGGGCCTGGTGAACTACTGGGGCTACAACTCGCTGTGCTTCTTCGCCCCGCACAACGCCTACGCCGCCTCCGGGGACCGCGGCCAGCAGGTCTCGGAGTTCAAGCAGATGGTCAAGGACCTCCACGCCGCCGGGCTCGAGGTGATCCTCGACGTGGTCTACAACCACACCGCCGAGGCGGGGCCGCTCGGGCCGACGCTGAGCTTCCGCGGGCTCGACGACCTCGGCTACTACCAGCGCGTGGTCTCCGTGCCCGACCCCGACGGCCCTCCCCTGCCGGACACGTACTGGGACGTCAGCGGGTGCGGCAACACCGTCGACGCGACCCACACCCAGAGCCTGCGGATGATCCTCGACTCGCTGCGCTACTGGGTGAGCGAGATGCACGTCGACGGCTTCCGCTTCGACCTGATGAGCGCGCTGACCCGCACCGACCAGGTGGTCGACATGGGCAGCCACCTCATCACCGCCATCGGCCAGGACCCGGTGCTGCGGCACGTGAAGCTGATCGCCGAGCCGTGGGACGCCTCGATGGACGGCTACCGCGTGGGCGAGTTCCCGCCGCCGTGGATCGAGTGGAACGACCAGTTCCGCGACACCGTCCGCGACTTCTGGCGCGGCCGCTCGGCCGGCGTACGCACGGTGGCGACCCGCCTCGCCGGGTCGAGCGACCTCTACGCCGACGACGGGCGCTCGCCGTACGCCTCGGTCAACTTCGTCACCGCGCACGACGGCTTCACCGTGCGCGACCTGGTCTCCTACGACCACAAGCACAACGAGGCCAACGGCGAGGACAACCGCGACGGCACCGACAACAACCGGTCGTGGAACTGTGGCGTCGAGGGCGAGACCGACGACCCGGAGGTGATCGCGCTGCGGCGCCGCCAGGCGGCCAACCTGATGGCGACGCTGTGCTTCTCCAGCGGCGTGCCGATGCTCACCGCCGGCGACGAGCGCGGCCGCACGCAGGGCGGCAACAACAACGCGTACGGCCAGGACAACGAGACGTCGTGGATCGACTGGCGTCCCGACGACGCCTGGCTCGACGTCTACGAGGTCACCAAGACTGCGCTGCGGCTGCGGCGCGAGCACCCGGTGCTGCGCCAGCGGCACTGGTTCGAGGGCCGGCCCACCATCAAGGGCGGCATGAAGGACCTGGTGTGGGTGCACCCGACCGGCCGGGAGATGTCGACCGACGACTGGAACGACGACACGTGCCGGACCGTCGGCATGTTCCTCAACGGCGCCCCGCTCCGCTCCCCGGGCCCGAGGGGCGAGCAGGTCCGCGACCGCTCCTTCATGATCTGGCTCAACGCCGGCGAGGACGACGTGGAGCTGGCGCTGCCCGACAACCAGTGGGTCCACCACGGCGAGGTGGTGCTGTCGACCAACGCCGCCGTCCCGCTCGGCACCCCGGTCGTCGCCGGCAGCACGCTGCCGCTCCAGGCGCGCTCGGTCCTCGTGCTGCGCCAGACCTGA
- a CDS encoding MarR family winged helix-turn-helix transcriptional regulator: MSGAPPTDDPLALEQQVCFALAVAARTVVSVYRPVLEPLGLTHPQYLVMLALWEQEPLSLSGLGRQLDLDVGTLSRLVKRLEAAGLVTRDRDPDDERSLAVALTSRGRALREQALAVPGTVVERLGMEVDELVELRDRLATVIDAAKAAQPG; encoded by the coding sequence ATGTCCGGCGCACCTCCAACCGACGACCCACTCGCCCTCGAGCAGCAGGTCTGCTTCGCTCTCGCGGTCGCGGCGCGCACGGTCGTGTCGGTCTACCGCCCGGTGCTCGAGCCGCTCGGGCTCACCCACCCGCAGTACCTCGTGATGCTGGCGCTTTGGGAGCAGGAGCCGCTGTCGCTGAGCGGGCTGGGGCGCCAGCTCGACCTCGACGTGGGCACGCTCTCGCGCCTGGTGAAGCGCCTCGAGGCGGCCGGCCTGGTCACCCGCGACCGCGACCCGGACGACGAGCGCAGCCTCGCCGTCGCGCTGACGTCGCGCGGGCGGGCGCTGCGCGAGCAGGCGCTCGCCGTCCCGGGCACGGTCGTCGAGCGCCTCGGCATGGAGGTCGACGAGCTCGTCGAGCTGCGCGACCGGCTGGCCACCGTCATCGACGCCGCGAAGGCGGCCCAGCCGGGCTGA